In Myxococcota bacterium, the following are encoded in one genomic region:
- the lon gene encoding endopeptidase La translates to MSEAKKTAIEIGGERLEVPTQVPLLPVRNTVVFPGVTLPLSVGRAASLAAVQAAARMGGFLVVATQRAPETETPRLEDLYPVGTLTKIVHLAETGSGISVAVVGLARVRLLAIDEVSGHAEVETEILPDLLDRTPEAEAARRTVQRLGKELVSLRDDIPDEAAQILDRFDDPARLADVIAFNGTMPLPEKIELLSQQDVLARLRTLMRYLMREIRIAQVSKDFAERAAGEIGEDERRKLLREQLRKIRAELGENDEQGTEGDELRDRLEKADLPSEAREVAEREVGRISGMPTHSPERSVARTYVEWLLDLPWKTQTEDNLDLAHARRILDEDHYDLEKVKERILEYLAVRKLVADPKGPILCFLGPPGVGKTSLGKSIARAMGRKFVRASLGGVRDEAEIRGHRRTYVGALPGRILQSLKSAGTRNPVFILDEIDKVGMDYRGDPSSALLEVLDPEQNSSFSDHYVEIPYDLSKVLFIATANRADTIPAPLLDRMEIIELPGYTAREKLRIGRDHLLPRQLAEHGLTSESLKLSDDVLLRVVEGYTREAGVRSFERMIASLVRKAALKVAEGAASETVTADDLGKLLGPARFSPEVAEHNERPGVATGMVWTPIGGDLVFVEAARMEGKPELQLTGQMGDVMRESAEAALSYVRTNAEALGIPPDAFEKSRIHVHVPAGGQPKDGPSAGVTMVVSLASLLTGKPVRDDVAMTGEITLRGQVLPVGGIKG, encoded by the coding sequence GTGAGCGAAGCCAAGAAGACCGCAATCGAGATCGGTGGGGAGCGCCTCGAGGTCCCCACTCAGGTTCCCCTGCTGCCGGTGCGGAACACGGTGGTGTTCCCCGGAGTGACTCTGCCCTTGTCGGTCGGCCGCGCCGCGTCGCTGGCCGCCGTGCAGGCGGCGGCGCGCATGGGCGGCTTCCTGGTCGTGGCGACCCAGCGCGCGCCCGAGACGGAGACGCCGCGCCTCGAAGACCTGTACCCCGTCGGCACCCTGACCAAGATCGTGCACCTGGCCGAGACCGGCTCGGGCATCTCGGTCGCGGTGGTGGGCCTGGCGCGCGTGCGCCTGCTCGCGATCGACGAGGTCAGCGGGCACGCGGAGGTCGAGACGGAGATCCTGCCGGACCTGCTCGACCGCACGCCCGAGGCCGAGGCCGCGCGGCGCACGGTCCAGAGACTCGGCAAGGAGCTGGTGTCGCTGCGCGACGACATTCCCGACGAGGCCGCGCAGATCCTGGACCGCTTCGACGACCCCGCGCGGCTGGCCGACGTGATCGCCTTCAACGGCACCATGCCGCTGCCCGAGAAGATCGAGCTGCTCTCGCAGCAGGACGTGCTCGCGCGCCTGCGCACGCTCATGCGCTACCTGATGCGCGAGATCCGCATCGCGCAGGTCTCGAAGGATTTCGCGGAACGCGCCGCGGGCGAGATCGGCGAGGACGAGCGCCGCAAGCTCCTGCGCGAGCAGCTGCGCAAGATCCGCGCGGAGCTGGGCGAGAACGACGAGCAGGGCACCGAAGGCGACGAGCTGCGCGACCGGCTCGAGAAGGCCGACCTGCCGTCCGAGGCGCGCGAGGTGGCCGAGCGCGAGGTGGGCCGGATCTCGGGCATGCCGACTCACTCACCCGAGCGCTCGGTGGCGCGCACCTACGTCGAGTGGCTGCTCGACCTGCCCTGGAAGACGCAGACCGAGGACAACCTAGACCTGGCGCACGCGCGCCGCATCCTCGACGAGGACCACTACGACCTCGAGAAGGTGAAGGAGCGCATCCTCGAGTATCTCGCGGTGCGCAAGCTGGTCGCCGACCCGAAGGGCCCCATTCTGTGCTTCCTCGGTCCCCCGGGCGTCGGCAAGACGTCGCTCGGCAAATCGATCGCCCGCGCCATGGGCCGCAAGTTCGTGCGCGCGTCGCTGGGCGGCGTGCGCGACGAGGCCGAGATCCGCGGCCACCGGCGCACCTACGTGGGCGCGCTGCCGGGCCGCATCCTGCAGTCACTCAAGAGCGCGGGCACGCGCAATCCGGTGTTCATCCTCGACGAGATCGACAAGGTCGGCATGGACTACCGCGGCGATCCGTCGTCGGCGCTGCTCGAAGTGCTCGACCCGGAGCAGAACTCGAGCTTCAGCGACCACTACGTCGAGATCCCTTACGACCTGTCGAAGGTGCTGTTCATCGCGACGGCCAACCGCGCCGACACGATCCCCGCGCCGCTGCTCGACCGCATGGAGATCATCGAGCTCCCGGGCTACACGGCGCGCGAGAAGCTGCGCATCGGGCGCGATCACCTCTTGCCGCGCCAGCTCGCCGAGCACGGGCTCACGAGTGAGTCGTTGAAGCTCAGTGACGACGTGCTGCTGCGCGTGGTCGAGGGCTACACGCGCGAGGCGGGCGTGCGCAGCTTCGAACGCATGATCGCATCGCTGGTGCGCAAAGCCGCGCTGAAGGTGGCCGAGGGCGCAGCCAGCGAGACCGTGACCGCAGACGACCTGGGCAAGCTGCTCGGTCCGGCGCGTTTCTCGCCGGAGGTGGCCGAGCACAACGAGCGCCCGGGCGTCGCGACGGGCATGGTCTGGACGCCGATCGGCGGCGACCTCGTGTTCGTCGAGGCCGCGCGCATGGAGGGCAAGCCCGAGCTGCAGCTCACCGGCCAGATGGGCGACGTGATGCGCGAGTCGGCCGAGGCCGCGCTCTCCTACGTGCGCACCAACGCCGAGGCGCTCGGCATTCCACCCGACGCGTTCGAGAAGAGCCGCATCCACGTGCACGTGCCTGCGGGCGGTCAGCCCAAGGACGGCCCGTCGGCGGGAGTCACCATGGTCGTGTCACTGGCGAGCCTGCTCACCGGCAAGCCGGTGCGGGACGACGTCGCGATGACCGGCGAGATCACCCTGCGCGGCCAGGTGCTGCCCGTGGGCGGCATCAAGGGCAA
- a CDS encoding BON domain-containing protein: MHRYFAIVFAAVLAVGVGIAGSAKAQSQAEFKRELKAMQSLYKEPGLMEVTVKSMRGMMMLTGNTATDEQSKKAEEIIKNMRGVKEVRNRIRVGKVDDCSTAKDAELMAKVDKEIENDEELAQARRKLDISVKDRNIVLKGSLKDYSQAGSLVNMVKRVPCFNSMNFDDLEYN, from the coding sequence ATGCACCGCTATTTCGCGATCGTTTTTGCCGCCGTCCTCGCAGTGGGCGTGGGGATCGCGGGCTCCGCCAAGGCGCAGAGCCAGGCCGAATTCAAGCGCGAGCTGAAGGCCATGCAGAGCCTCTACAAAGAGCCCGGCCTGATGGAAGTCACTGTGAAGTCGATGCGCGGCATGATGATGCTGACCGGCAACACCGCGACCGACGAGCAGAGCAAGAAGGCCGAAGAGATCATCAAGAACATGCGCGGCGTGAAAGAAGTCCGGAACCGCATCCGCGTGGGCAAGGTCGACGACTGCTCGACCGCCAAGGACGCCGAGCTGATGGCCAAGGTCGACAAGGAGATCGAGAACGACGAGGAGCTCGCCCAAGCGCGGCGCAAGCTCGACATCTCGGTCAAGGACCGGAACATCGTCCTGAAGGGCAGCCTGAAGGACTACTCGCAGGCCGGGTCGCTCGTGAACATGGTCAAGCGGGTGCCCTGCTTCAACTCGATGAACTTCGACGACCTCGAGTACAACTGA
- a CDS encoding glutamate--cysteine ligase, producing the protein MARPAEDVEQLVEYFREGETARDDWRVGTEHEKLGLYAKTLRPVPYDGDKGIRALLSAIETRHGWKPLTDANLLVGLERDGRTITLEPGGQLELSGAPLASLHETEREFREHIALVNGVSRELGIVWLGLGLHPLAAVSELPRMPRERHQIMREYLGARDTLGLHMMHATAGVQANLDFFDEADAARKLRLGLAASPVSTALFANSPFSEGKPNGFQSRRAEIWRHTDNDRWSLLPFAFAPDFGEGTAYRAYTEWALDVPMFLIVRDGHSRPARGVTFRAFMTRGLDGQRATLADWVVHLTTVFPEVRMKRVIETRGVDAVPGDLVCAVPAFWKGLFYDDQALEAGLSRLAAWSHAEVDALHAAVAREGLQAKAPDGPLLAVARELVELSRQGLRRQALRNERGEDESIYLEPLARILDRGTSPAAHLLQSWNGSLARVVDAVKY; encoded by the coding sequence ATGGCGCGGCCGGCCGAGGACGTGGAGCAGCTGGTCGAGTATTTCCGCGAGGGCGAGACCGCGCGCGACGACTGGCGCGTGGGCACCGAGCACGAGAAGCTCGGCCTGTACGCGAAGACCCTGCGGCCGGTGCCGTACGACGGCGACAAGGGCATCCGCGCGCTGCTCTCGGCGATCGAGACGCGCCACGGCTGGAAGCCGCTCACCGACGCCAACCTGCTGGTCGGCCTGGAGCGCGACGGCCGCACGATCACGCTCGAGCCGGGCGGGCAGCTCGAGCTCTCGGGCGCGCCGCTCGCGAGCCTGCACGAGACCGAGCGCGAGTTCCGGGAGCATATCGCGCTCGTGAACGGCGTCTCGCGCGAGCTCGGCATCGTGTGGTTGGGTCTCGGCCTGCACCCGCTGGCCGCGGTGAGCGAGCTGCCGCGCATGCCGCGCGAGCGCCACCAGATCATGCGCGAGTATCTGGGCGCGCGAGACACCCTGGGCCTGCACATGATGCACGCGACCGCCGGCGTGCAGGCGAACCTGGACTTTTTCGACGAGGCCGACGCGGCGCGCAAGCTGCGGCTCGGGCTGGCCGCCTCGCCGGTCTCGACCGCGCTGTTCGCCAACTCACCCTTCAGCGAGGGCAAGCCCAACGGCTTCCAGTCGCGCCGCGCCGAGATCTGGCGCCACACCGACAACGACCGCTGGAGTCTCCTGCCGTTCGCGTTCGCGCCCGACTTCGGCGAAGGCACCGCCTACCGCGCCTACACCGAGTGGGCGCTCGACGTGCCCATGTTCCTGATCGTGCGCGACGGCCACAGCCGGCCCGCGCGCGGAGTCACTTTCCGCGCCTTCATGACGCGCGGTCTCGACGGTCAGCGCGCCACGCTCGCCGACTGGGTCGTGCACCTGACCACGGTGTTTCCCGAGGTGCGCATGAAGCGCGTGATCGAGACGCGCGGCGTCGACGCGGTGCCGGGCGACCTGGTGTGCGCGGTGCCCGCCTTCTGGAAGGGCCTCTTCTACGACGACCAGGCGCTCGAGGCCGGCCTGTCCCGGCTCGCTGCCTGGAGTCACGCCGAGGTCGACGCCCTGCACGCCGCGGTGGCACGCGAGGGCCTGCAGGCGAAGGCGCCCGACGGGCCGCTGCTGGCCGTCGCGCGCGAGCTGGTCGAGCTCTCGCGCCAGGGCCTGCGGCGCCAGGCCCTCCGGAACGAGCGGGGAGAAGACGAGTCGATCTATCTCGAGCCGCTGGCCCGCATCCTGGACCGCGGCACCAGCCCTGCCGCCCACCTGCTCCAGTCCTGGAACGGCAGCCTCGCCCGCGTCGTGGACGCCGTGAAGTACTAG
- a CDS encoding DUF84 family protein, whose product MRERVVVRVGSRNAAKLEAVRRGLAPFFAQVEVLASDADTGVHAQPLGFAEIIAGARNRAHASHSRGGCDLGAGLEDGLVAFPEVPGGWLNVGCAVLFDGKREGYGLTSGFEFPPACTGPAVSAARTPIGDSFERVFRRPPDLPDPGPGAGPIGRLTGGALTRAERGAQAVTSAWLRFLHPDLYGESMGRVPVRSSEGS is encoded by the coding sequence TTGAGGGAACGAGTCGTGGTCCGCGTGGGCAGCCGGAACGCGGCGAAGCTCGAGGCGGTTCGCCGCGGGCTCGCGCCCTTCTTCGCGCAGGTCGAGGTGCTGGCCAGCGACGCCGACACGGGCGTGCACGCGCAGCCGCTGGGCTTCGCCGAGATCATCGCGGGCGCGCGCAACCGCGCCCACGCGAGTCACTCGCGGGGCGGCTGCGACCTGGGTGCCGGGCTCGAGGACGGCCTGGTCGCGTTTCCCGAGGTCCCGGGCGGCTGGCTGAACGTGGGCTGTGCCGTGCTGTTCGACGGCAAGCGCGAGGGCTACGGGCTCACCTCGGGCTTCGAGTTCCCACCCGCCTGCACGGGGCCCGCAGTCTCGGCGGCACGCACGCCGATCGGAGACAGCTTCGAGCGGGTGTTCCGCCGTCCGCCCGACCTGCCCGACCCGGGCCCGGGTGCAGGCCCGATCGGTCGACTCACCGGCGGCGCGCTGACCCGCGCCGAGCGCGGTGCGCAGGCAGTCACTTCGGCCTGGCTGCGCTTCCTGCACCCGGACTTGTACGGGGAGAGCATGGGCAGGGTGCCCGTGCGGTCATCGGAGGGGTCGTGA